A DNA window from Phaeodactylum tricornutum CCAP 1055/1 chromosome 31, whole genome shotgun sequence contains the following coding sequences:
- a CDS encoding predicted protein, whose product MDRREYGEGRRRCSPTNWALVEADSMNSVLQDDNKDDDTSASENIQGFKSEWRQSCGGERYSGSAVSRDAFSMPSVLLGSDQDPTSALALDLDQPWQRSLLRELENTDTIHKRPFRSDRMMLGHANSGDFALPIDDDFSVETDTSSTIPTRGKKTQTLCGSSIPSPRTLQEEHDMSSNHWADTPIDPEEYSGEWHCTPMHPPYAFQNDNTTEVSLRPTPKKGPVGRRGSTHDLHYLQRVSAFGDEPQPFQPRWVGLEDDVLTVETSQNEANCMCWGTGILDFLLPPRQNGAPFRGRKRRTYVSPRPQLSVVNEVVEDIMETASKASISRMREEPTGTYRDDQFFYGGICR is encoded by the exons ATGGACCGCAGAGAGTACGGAGAAGGACGTAGACGCTGCTCACCGACCAACTGGGCGCTGGTCGAGGCGGACAGTATGAACAGTGTTCTCCAGGATGATaacaaagacgacgacacaTCAGCGAGCGAAAATATTCAAGGATTCAAAAGCGAATGGAGACAATCTTGTGGTGGCGAGCGGTACTCTGGTAGCGCTGTAAGCCGTGATGCCTTTAGCATGCCAAGTGTCTTGCTGGGGAGCGATCAAGACCCAACCAGCGCGCTGGCGTTGGATCTGGATCAACCCTGGCAGCGATCGCTTTTAAGAGAGCTCGAAAACACTGACACTATTCATAAACGGCCATTTCGATCGGATCGGATGATGCTTGGTCACGCCAACTCTGGAGACTTCGCTCTGCCGATCGACGATGATTTTTCGGTTGAGACTGACACGAGTTCTACGATTCCTACCCGAG GGAAGAAGACGCAAACGTTGTGCGGTTCTTCGATCCCGTCCCCGCGGACTCTTCAGGAGGAGCACGACATGTCCTCGAATCACTGGGCGGACACCCCTATCGACCCGGAAGAATATAGTGGTGAATGGCACTGCACACCGATGCATCCACCGTATGCCTTTCAAAACGACAATACTACCGAGGTCAGTCTCCGACCGACTCCTAAGAAAGGTCCTGTCGGACGTAGAGGGTCCACGCATGATCTCCACTACCTGCAACGGGTCTCCGCCTTTGGCGACGAGCCGCAGCCGTTCCAACCGCGATGGGTAGGGCTGGAAGATGACGTCCTGACGGTGGAAACTAGTCAAAACGAAGCAAACTGTATGTGTTGGGGTACAGGAATTCTCGACTTTTTGCTACCGCCACGACAGAACGGCGCACCCTTCCGGGGCCGAAAACGTAGGACCTATGTTTCGCCCCGTCCTCAACTTTCGGTGGTAAATGAAGTTGTCGAGGATATCATGGAAACTGCTTCGAAAGCTTCAATAAGCCGCATGCGCGAAGAGCCGACAGGCACCTATCGAGACGATCAATTCTTTTACGGTGGTATCTGTCGTTAG
- a CDS encoding predicted protein: MATEAHPYYKKLHHLTVCMVPHDEDRRVWEQLTKVRTQLRDPGLYRWPPHANLLYPFLDIRPTPESGDTTPRNAINMDIVDGLKRVCHLYDPFTVRLEKFGTFGGSKRGVLWIYPDSRPRGNGGDEAHDAEPLVALQASLEAQFPMCMDQRKTGAFSPHITVSHFADLKCAREAQALVETEWPTDLSFQVREVYLMQRLGDDGQFERVATIGLAGHETIVHRQPLRFANMPESEEEWVRRERMAMKDRRNKGSRGHRRQRESIRTGRPSRVKDSPVVIEAKRAMREAKREMLLAENNGEPPETAKIHEAIFRAKEEELRAFQNLQGQAQSEKQVTSTPATNESTSS, encoded by the coding sequence ATGGCTACCGAAGCGCATCCGTATTACAAAAAGTTGCACCATCTGACGGTGTGCATGGTACCACACGATGAGGATCGGCGAGTTTGGGAGCAACTCACCAAAGTACGCACACAATTACGGGATCCCGGACTGTACCGCTGGCCTCCCCATGCCAACCTGTTGTATCCGTTCTTGGACATTAGGCCCACACCCGAGTCGGGTGACACCACACCTAGAAATGCTATCAATATGGATATAGTCGACGGGTTGAAAAGAGTATGTCATCTGTATGATCCGTTCACTGTTCGGCTGGAAAAATTCGGTACCTTTGGTGGTTCCAAACGCGGCGTCCTTTGGATATACCCTGATTCAAGGCCTAGAGGTAATGGAGGTGACGAGGCTCACGATGCAGAGCCGTTGGTAGCTTTACAAGCTTCTTTGGAAGCCCAATTTCCCATGTGTATGGATCAGCGCAAAACCGGAGCTTTCAGTCCTCATATTACGGTCAGTCACTTTGCTGACTTGAAGTGCGCCAGGGAGGCGCAAGCTCTCGTTGAAACTGAATGGCCGACCGACCTATCGTTCCAAGTGCGGGAAGTCTACTTGATGCAGCGATTAGGCGACGACGGTCAGTTTGAGCGGGTGGCAACTATTGGACTAGCGGGGCACGAAACAATTGTTCATCGTCAGCCGCTACGATTTGCCAACATGCCGGAAAGCGAAGAGGAATGGGTACGTCGCGAGCGCATGGCAATGAAGGACCGCCGAAATAAAGGATCTCGTGGACACcgaagacaaagagaaagcaTCCGAACCGGTCGACCCTCGAGGGTAAAGGATTCTCCTGTCGTTATCGAAGCCAAACGCGCTATGCGCGAAGCCAAGCGGGAGATGTTGCTAGCTGAAAACAACGGCGAACCTCCAGAAACGGCTAAAATCCACGAGGCAATTTTCAGGGCGAAGGAAGAGGAGCTCAGAGCGTTTCAGAATTTGCAGGGACAAGCACAAAGCGAGAAACAGGTCACAAGTACACCGGCAACAAACGAGAGCACATCTTCCTAA
- a CDS encoding predicted protein — METEEHSSSHVYDDEEDEELFMLIQESSGKEGDVIERFPVRNIWYLVGAGLVVLAASSFFTDQVEIKFDSRLEDVEKKNLSAVDDARVENESDIGNDSGYGTVDVKADLHGKSNALDDSNKSASTNFAEHSVSINDVEDFYASIEPGLKPRFNVLSPSYIPRGQPLAQEKRNEIKTKWGSWTLVDEVSRPEEDFFARYPYRDVPRNDFPSNAWQVDVAYLSRFLPEAEALVTRSMEAILAELAHSPIEEPGMTIEERSKLFELEQTDHDIKLKNVMFDGCGYTSPDSEGLLARRILHAVMTEDNFNFVMGGHSAAAGHGNNFQQSYTLQFQRILEPILARLGVRLQAHNFGMGGLGTSQNAMAARDLYGNEIDILMWDSGMTEKSNWHQNLFVQQSLLGAEGRVPMLWNTANLFTYHDELGVDIMQVGGFWKVGDKYLPLSDDPVQVKGLPYAVQYLKPSSGMQGETRANRYNGTCWIDRPDIDPPTKQADFPGGRASWHPGNREHQYASRLMLFQVLKALQKAIHIWRDADDFALPDKAWHMGEHYDSIKSKLQSWNNTACKANAVLPPRWCEVAFQGRSEYLPRANPSETSIRSLVKESMTIPEVKRNLYDPPDVWMPVLDPPDGDIDVLSIVENGVEFAANRQRIKHALDYIQKSKHRVALLNNNSEIVPGKGWYSHTKSAPDNCDGTYDSFCGHSADERCLLIGHNDDRGGLTYNSLSGWLILNIENVREGIIAIKVFANADNPLTKGWCSVNNEEPCTGTEVNSGVEDNPSDRRLVDAPLCEDFRFEFAIDGEITSWTRVEWEEKKMNVDRVVAVWTLLDDPGFSNGSSVDVELAIRMMGCDQKTTHDLTHVYWA, encoded by the exons ATGGAAACTGAAGAACATAGTAGTAGCCATGTttacgacgacgaggaagacgaagagctCTTTATGTTGATACAAGAGTCGAGcggaaaagaaggagacGTGATCGAGAGATTCCCTGTTCGCAATATTTGGTACCTCGTCGGCGCAGGACTCGTGGTATTAGCAGCGTCTTCGTTTTTTACCGATCAGGTTGAAATAAAATTTGATTCGCGGCTAGAGGACgttgaaaagaagaatctaTCTGCTGTGGACGATGCTCGGGTCGAAAACGAATCGGATATTGGCAACGATAGCGGATACGGGACTGTGGACGTCAAAGCAGACTTGCATGGCAAATCCAACGCGCTCGATGATTCGAACAAAAGCGCTAGCACAAATTTCGCTGAACATTCCGTGTCCATAAATGATGTGGAAGATTTTTATGCCTCCATCGAGCCTGGCTTGAAACCCCGTTTCAATGTGCTCTCCCCATCTTATATTCCGCGAGGCCAGCCGCTTGCGCAGGAAAAGCGAAATGAAATCAAAACGAAGTGGGGGTCTTGGACCCTTGTCGACGAAGTGAGCCGGCCGGAGGAAGATTTTTTTGCACGGTATCCTTATCGCGATGTCCCGAGGAATGATTTTCCAAGTAACGCCTGGCAAGTGGACGTCGCATATTTATCGCGATTTCTGCCAGAAGCTGAGGCCTTAGTGACGAGGTCGATGGAAGCGATTCTCGCGGAATTGGCCCATTCTCCAATAGAAGAGCCAGGTATGACAATAGAGGAACGCTCCAAACTCTTCGAACTTGAACAGACTGATCATGATATCAAGTTGAAAAACGTCATGTTTGATGGATGCGGCTACACTTCTCCAGATAGTGAAGGTTTGCTAGCGAGACGCATATTACACGCCGTCATGACCGAAGATAATTTTAATTTTGTGATGGGAGGCCATTCCGCTGCTGCTG GGCATGGCAACAACTTTCAGCAATCCTACACATTGCAGTTTCAACGTATTTTAGAACCCATCTTGGCACGGTTGGGTGTACGACTACAAGCACATAATTTTGGTATGGGGGGACTAGGCACGAGCCAAAACGCAATGGCCGCCAGAGACCTTTACGGCAATGAGATCGATATTTTAATGTGGGATTCTGGTATGACAGAGAAATCGAATTGGCACCAGAACTTGTTCGTCCAGCAGAGTCTACTGGGAGCCGAGGGGCGTGTTCCGATGCTGTGGAACACTGCCAATCTATTTACCTACCACGATGAACTAGGTGTGGATATCATGCAGGTTGGGGGGTTCTGGAAAGTGGGAGATAAATATTTGCCACTTTCAGACGACCCAGTCCAGGTCAAAGGGCTTCCTTACGCAGTGCAGTACCTGAAGCCGTCTTCTGGAATGCAAGGTGAAACTCGAGCTAACCGTTACAATGGTACGTGTTGGATCGATCGACCAGATATCGATCCGCCTACTAAGCAAGCCGACTTCCCCGGGGGTCGAGCGAGCTGGCATCCGGGCAACCGTGAACATCAATACGCAAGCCGTCTGATGTTGTTTCAGGTGCTGAAGGCTTTGCAAAAGGCTATTCACATTTGGCGAGATGCAGACGACTTTGCCTTGCCTGACAAGGCTTGGCACATGGGCGAACATTACGACTCCATCAAATCCAAGCTGCAATCGTGGAACAATACAGCCTGCAAAGCGAATGCCGTTCTGCCACCTCGATGGTGCGAAGTGGCTTTTCAAGGGCGATCCGAATACCTTCCACGGGCCAATCCAAGCGAAACTAGCATTCGGTCGTTGGTTAAAGAGAGTATGACAATACCGGAAGTGAAACGCAACTTGTACGATCCTCCGGATGTTTGGATGCCCGTGCTGGATCCTCCTGATGGAGACATCGATGTGCTGTCAATAGTCGAAAATGGGGTTGAATTCGCTGCCAATCGTCAGCGCATAAAACATGCTCTAGACTATATTCAAAAGTCGAAACATCGGGTCGCTTTGTTGAACAACAATTCTGAAATCGTACCTGGAAAGGGATGG TACTCTCACACAAAGTCGGCTCCCGACAACTGCGATGGAACTTACGATTCCTTTTGCGGGCATTCTGCGGATGAACGGTGCCTTTTGATAGGTCATAACGACGACCGCGGAGGGCTGACGTACAATAGCTTGAGTGGCTGGCTAATTCTGAACATCGAAAATGTCCGTGAAGGGATCATTGCCATTAAGGTGTTTGCAAACGCTGACAACCCCTTGACGAAAGGGTGGTGCTCCGTGAACAATGAAGAACCGTGCACAGGCACTGAAGTCAACAGCGGAGTAGAGGACAATCCTAGCGATCGGCGCCTGGTCGATGCTCCACTGTGTGAGGACTTTCGGTTCGAGTTCGCCATTGATGGTGAAATAACGAGTTGGACGAGAGTCGAATGGGAAGAGAAAAAGATGAACGTTGACCGGGTTGTTGCCGTATGGACTCTACTGGATGATCCCGGCTTTTCCAACGGTAGTTCTGTTGATGTGGAGTTAGCGATTCGAATGATGGGTTGCGACCAAAAAACAACGCATGACTTAACCCATGTGTACTGGGCATAG
- a CDS encoding predicted protein: MLRIAAGTAKGRRLDSPNVYLRPMMGKVREAVYSTFTAFGLYDPATTTRHLDIFAGSGSVGLESLSRGAAHCTFVDLSEDCCSAVERNVKWCDFAGKEQIVCGEAIQVLNEPFAAGIPELQTYQLVTLCPPYEEIVYGDLIEAVANSPVVTDDTVVLIEYPVELGCLPHVVRRRDGGAMVGVRNRRYGRTVIAIYVVNPTGRLEVAYSRPEEFITL, translated from the coding sequence ATGCTCCGGATTGCCGCCGGTACCGCCAAAGGACGACGACTGGACAGTCCGAATGTCTATCTACGACCTATGATGGGAAAGGTCCGGGAAGCAGTCTATTCGACCTTTACAGCTTTTGGCTTGTACGATCCTGCCACTACCACCCGTCACCTGGATATTTTTGCCGGATCCGGGAGTGTAGGACTGGAGTCGCTCAGTCGAGGCGCAGCGCACTGCACCTTTGTCGACCTCTCCGAAGACTGCTGCTCGGCTGTAGAGCGCAACGTCAAATGGTGCGACTTTGCAGGCAAGGAGCAGATCGTTTGCGGAGAAGCGATTCAAGTGTTGAACGAGCCCTTTGCGGCGGGAATTCCAGAATTACAGACATATCAGCTAGTCACACTATGTCCACCGTACGAAGAAATTGTCTACGGGGATTTGATCGAGGCGGTCGCCAACAGTCCCGTTGTGACAGACGATACGGTAGTGTTAATCGAGTACCCGGTAGAACTGGGATGCCTGCCGCACGTCGTCCGCCGTCGAGACGGTGGGGCCATGGTGGGAGTCCGCAACCGGCGGTATGGGCGGACAGTTATTGCCATTTACGTCGTCAACCCAACCGGCAGATTGGAAGTAGCATACTCGCGACCCGAGGAGTTCATAACATTATAG